From a single Muntiacus reevesi chromosome 14, mMunRee1.1, whole genome shotgun sequence genomic region:
- the RAI14 gene encoding ankycorbin isoform X3 encodes MKSLKAKFRKSDTNEWNKNDDRLLQAVENGDAEKVASLLGKKGASATKHDSEGKTAFHLAATKGHVECLRVMVTHGVDVTAQDTAGHSALHLAAKNSHHECIKKLLQSKCPAESIDSSGKTALHYAAAQGCLQAVQVLCEHKSPINLKDLDGNIPLLLAVQNGHSEVCRFLLDHGADVNSRDKNGRTALMLACEIGSSNIVEALIKKGADLNLVDSLGHNALHYSKLSENAGIQSLLLSKISQDADLKTPTKPKQLSDVSSPRSITSTPLSGKEPVFFAEPPFKQAEISSIQDTRDRQSASTTGADSLLDVSSEADQQDLLVLLQAKVASLTLHNKELQDKLQAKTPREGETDLSFDSYHSTQTDLAPSLSKPSETPPLDSKPSPSVITHSSSKSTLDSDVRIQQLQEVLHDLQKRLENSEAERKQLQAELQSRRTESVCLNNADISENGSDLSQKLKETQSKYEEAMKEVLSVQKQMKLGLVSPESVDTYSHLHELRITEEEMDVLKRDLQGALEENERNREKVRELEEKLAEREKEAVIQPLREEYEEMKSSYCLVIENMNKEKAFLFEKYQEAQEEITKLKDTLKNQVTQEAGDEAEDMKEAMNRMIDELNKQVSELSQLYKEAQAELEDYRKRKSLEDVTAEYIHKAEHEKLMQVTNVSRARAEEALSEMKSQYSKVLNELTQLKQLVDAQKENSVSITEHLQVITTLRTTAKEMEGKISSLKEHLASKEGEVAKLEKQLLEEKAAVTDAMVPRSAYEKLQSSLESEVSVLASKLRDSVKEKEKAHSEVAQIRSEVSQMKREKENIQTLLKSKEQEVNELLQKYQHAQEELAEMKRHSESSSKLEEDKDKKINEMSKEVTKLKEALNSLSQLSYSASSSKRQSQQLEALQQQVKQLQNQLAECKKQHQEVISVYRMHLLYAVQGQMDEDVQKVLKQILTMCKNQSQKK; translated from the exons gACACAGTGCTTTGCACCTCGCAGCCAAGAACAGCCACCATGAATGCATCAAGAAGCTCCTTCAG TCTAAATGCCCAGCTGAAAGTATCGACAGCTCTGGGAAAACAGCTTTACATTATGCAG CCGCACAGGGCTGCCTTCAAGCTGTGCAAGTCCTTTGCGAGCACAAAAGCCCCATAAACCTCAAGGATTTG GATGGGAATATACCACTGCTTCTTGCAGTACAAAATGGCCACAGTGAGGTCTGTCGCTTTCTTCTGGATCATGGAGCAGATGTAAATTCCAGAGACAAAAATGGAAG AACTGCTCTCATGCTGGCTTGTGAGATTGGCAGCTCAAACATTGTAGAAGCCTTAATTAAAAAGGGTGCAGACCTAAACCTTGTAGATTCTCTTGGACACAATGCCTTACATTATTCCAAACTCTCGGAAAATGCAGGAATTCAAAGCCTTCTATTATCAAAAATCTCTCAGGATGCTG ATTTAAAGACACCAACAAAACCAAAGCAG TTGAGTGATGTGTCTTCCCCAAGATCAATAACTTCAACACCACTTTCAGGAAAGGAACCAGTATTTTTTGCTGAACCACCCTTCAAG CAGGCTGAGATTAGTTCTATACAAGACACCAGAGACAGACAAAGTGCCAGTACCACAG GTGCTGATAGCTTATTGGATGTAAGTTCTGAGGCTGACCAGCAAGATCTTCTTGTCCTGTTGCAAGCAAAAGTTGCTTCTCTTACCTTACACAATAAGGAATTACAAGATAAATTACAG GCCAAAACACCCAGGGAGGGGGAAACAGACCTGAGCTTTGACTCTTACCATTCTACTCAAACTGACTTGGCCCCATCCCTGAGCAAACCTAGTGAAACCCCTCCTCTAGACTCCAAACCATCTCCATCTGTCATAACACATTCCTCAAGTAAATCCACTCTCGACAGCGATGTCAGAATCCAGCAACTCCAAGAGGTTTTACACGACTTGCAGAAGAGACTGGAGAActctgaagcagagaggaaacagCTGCAGGCCGAGCTCCAGTCCAGGAGGACAGAATCAGTGTGCTTAAACAACGCCGATATCTCGGAGAACGGCTCTGACCTCAGCCAGAAACTTAAGGAAACTCAGAGCAAGTACGAGGAAGCTATGAAGGAAGTCCTGAGTGTGCAGAAGCAGATGAAGTTGGGCCTGGTCTCACCGGAAAGTGTGGATACTTACTCGCACCTGCATGAGCTGAGGATCACTGAGGAAGAAATGGACGTGCTCAAGCGGGACCTCCAGGGTGCCCTGGAAGAAAATGAACGAAatagagagaaagtgagagagtTAGAGGAGAAGCtggcagagagggagaaagaggcagTTATTCAGCCACTGAGGGAGGAGTACGAGGAAATGAAAAGTTCCTATTGCTTGGTGATTGAGAATATGAATAAGGAGAAAGCATTTTTGTTTGAGAAATATCAAGAGGCacaagaagaaatcacaaaactGAAAGATACGTTGAAAAATCAGGTGACCCAGGAGGCGGGTGATGAAGCTGAGGACATGAAAGAGGCCATGAACAGGATGATCGATGAACTCAACAAGCAGGTGAGTGAGCTGTCCCAGCTGTACAAAGAGGCCCAGGCAGAGCTGGAGGATTACCGGAAGAGGAAGTCTCTAGAAGACGTCACAGCTGAATATATCCATAAAGCAGAGCATGAGAAGCTGATGCAAGTGACCAACGTATCCAGAGCGAGGGCCGAAGAGGCACTGTCCGAAATGAAGTCTCAGTATTCAAAAGTGCTGAATGAGCTGACCCAGCTCAAACAGCTGGTAGATGCTCAGAAAGAGAACTCTGTCTCCATCACGGAGCACTTGCAAGTGATAACCACTCTGCGGACCACTGCCAAAGAGATGGAGGGAAAAATAAGCAGTCTGAAAGAGCACCTGGCGAGCAAGGAAGGGGAGGTGGCAAAGCTGGAGAAACAGCTCCTAGAGGAGAAGGCGGCCGTGACCGACGCGATGGTGCCCCGGTCTGCCTACGAGAAGCTCCAGTCATCTTTGGAAAGTGAAGTGAGTGTGTTGGCCTCAAAATTAAGGGATTccgtgaaagagaaagagaaggcccATTCAGAGGTTGCCCAGATTAGAAGTGAGGTCTCgcaaatgaaaagggaaaaggaaaacattcaGACTCTCTTGAAATCCAAAGAGCAGGAAGTAAATGAACTTCTGCAAAAATACCAGCATGCTCAGGAAGAACTCGCAGAAATGAAGAGACATTCCGAGAGCTCCTCAAAactggaagaggataaagacAAGAAG atAAATGAGATGTCCAAGGAAGTCACCAAGTTGAAGGAGGCACTGAACAGCCTCTCGCAGCTCTCCTACTCCGCCAGCTCCTCTAAGAGGCAGAGCCAGCAGCTGGAGGCGCTGCAGCAGCAGGTCAAACAGCTGCAGAACCAGCTGGCG GAATGCAAGAAACAACACCAGGAAGTGATATCTGTTTACAGGATGCATCTTCTTTACGCTGTGCAG GGCCAGATGGATGAAGATGTCCAAAAAGTCCTGAAGCAAATCCTTACCATGTGTAAGAACCAGTCCCAGAAGAAGTAA